GCGGAAAATCTTCATCACAAATGATACGGTTAATCCCCATGGAGATAAGATATGAACGCATGTTAGTGAAATCAGCATCTCCTCCATAGTAATATTGGAGATTGTAACCTGCTCTTTTTAGAGATTTGGGTATAGCAGGAAGAGACTGTGATTTTCGAGGGTATTTCATTATACTGGTAGTTGGTTGAGACGGATATCCACTTAAAATAGATACGAGTCCTCTGTCTGTTCTGAAACTATTTGCATAGAAATGAGTAAATAGAATACCCTCTTTCCCCAACTTATCCATATTAACTGCCACATTAGGTAATCCGCCCAATGATTCCATGGTTTTAGACATGAAGCTCTCGAGGATTATAAATATAACATTGGGGCGCTTTTTTTTGATTAGCTGAGGAATACTGTCGCTAACAGGTTGGTCTATTAATTCTTTGAATATAGTATTAGCTTGTTTTTCATCCATGAAGCGGTATTGTTTGCTAAAATCTTTTTCATGGCTAATAGACTCCATTAGGCTGAAAAGCGGATTGATGGCCGCATGATTTAGTAGCATCTTGTTGCTAAAATATACTTTGCTAATATTCATGGTAGATACGGTGAAGCCTCCTCTAATAGGAATAAAGAGCAGACCTAATAATAGTAGCATAATTCCTGCTACAGTAAGCCGTTTCGGAATAGGTTTATGTTCTCCTTTTTGCTTTATCAATGCTGTTTGGAAAATAAAGAATAATGCTATACTTATAATAAATAGAGCAACAACTCCTGAAAGAACGAATCCTATACTAACACTTGCCAATGCATCTTTGGGAGAAGAAAAGAAATAGAATAGGGGAGTTGAATCGAGTCTAAATCCCCAATAACTATATAAAGCCAAATCACAAATGAATGTTATTGATATAGCAAGAGATATAATGCTATAATATATTTTTCGTGTAGTTGAGATAATGTTAGGCATTAGCCATAAAGAAAGGATCTGAATGATTGTTGGTATAGCGGTAAGATAGCCAGCCAACGAGAGGTCTAAAGGAAGCCCATGATACATGACACTTAAATAATCACTTAGGGATGCATCTTTGAATAGATTATGATAATATATCATAAACAAAGGTTTCTGTAATATAAAAATAAGAACGAAAGTTAAGTAAGTTTTCGCAAATAGCCAAAGATGTCTTTTCATTTTATTAAAGATATTATCGTTGTCATTATCGTGGCAAAGATAATATAACTTTGCCTAATATATCGGCTTTTCTATTGTGCGATTCAAAGCTTTTTGTAATTTTGTCATAGATTTAGTATATTATGACAAAAGCGGAAATACAACAAGTAAAACTGAGATTTGGTATTATTGGTAATACGGAGTCGCTGATACGTGCAATAGATGTTGCTATTCAGGTAGCACCAACCGATTTGTCTGTACTTATCACAGGAGAGAGTGGTGTGGGGAAAGAAAGCTTTCCGCAGATTATTCATCAGTTTAGTAGAAGAAAACACGGACAATATATTGCAGTAAACTGCGGTGCTATACCTGAAGGGACAATTGATTCAGAACTTTTTGGACATGAAAAAGGGGCTTTTACAGGTGCTATAGGCGAGCGAAAAGGATACTTTGGCGAAGCTGACGGAGGGACTATCTTCTTAGATGAAGTTGGTGAATTGCCTTTGCCTACACAAGCTCGCTTGCTACGTGTGTTGGAGAGTGGTGAATTTATAAAAGTTGGTTCTTCAAAGGTGCAGAAAACAGATGTGAGAATTGTTGCGGCTACAAATGTAAACCTAACAAGGGCTATATCTGAAGGGCGTTTTCGTGAAGATCTTTATTATCGTCTTAATACTGTTCCTATTCAAATACCTTCATTACGTGAGCGTGGTGATGATGTTGTTTTACTTTTCCGAAAATTTGCAGCTGATTTTGCAGAAAAATATCGTATGCCTGCTATTCAATTAACTGAAGATGCCCGCAGTGTACTTTTGACTTATGCTTGGCCTGGGAATGTTCGGCAGTTGAAAAATATCACGGAGCAAATATCCATTATAGAAACTAATCGTGAGATTAATGCTAATCTTTTGCGAACATACCTTCCTGCCAAACCCGATGAGCAACGTTTACCGGCCTTATTTGGGGTAAAATCGGGTAAAGAGTTTGAGAGTGAGAGAGAAATATTATATCAAGTATTGTTTGATATGCGCCAGGATGTAACTGAACTGAAAAGGCTCGTTCACGATATTATGTCCGAAAGAGGTGGCGTTGCCAATAATGTTCAAGCCACCACTACTCCGGCATTGTATAACTCTTCTGCTATAGTCGCACCGGCACAACCTACTCCTCCGACTATCAACATACGTTCAAAGCAAGATGATGATGACATTCAGGATACAGAAGAGTATGTTGAAGAATCTCTTTCACTTGATGATTTAGAGAAAGAAATGATACGCAAGGCTCTTCTTAGGCATCATGGTAAGAGAAAAAATGCAGCGAAAGATTTAAATATATCGGAACGCACCCTTTATAGAAAAATAAAAGAATATGAATTGGATTAAAAAGATAACACAAGCATCTCTGTTTGTTTCTTTATTGGTAGTGGTTATTTCTTGTAGTGTATCTTATAAATTTAATGGGTCTTCTATTAATTATGATAAGGTAAAGACCATTTCCATTGCAGATTTTCCTATAAAGGCTGCGTATGTCTATGCTCCTCTAGCTACCAAATTTAATCAGAAATTAAAGGATATTTATATTCAGCAAACTCGTCTACGTCTTGTAAAAAAGAATGCTGATTTGGTTATTGATGGAGAGATTACGGGTTATAACCAGTATAACCAGTCGGTGAAAGCTGATGGCTACTCTTCGGAAGTGAAGCTAACCATAACAGTGAATGTTCGATATGTAAATAATACCAATCATGCAGAAGACTTTGATGATAAACAGTTTACAGCTTTCCGTACTTATGATTCCACGAAAATGTTGACTGCGGTTCAAGATGAGCTTATTGACCAGATGGTGAAAGATATTACAGATCAGATATTTAATGCAACTGTTGCTAATTGGTAAAATTGATGACGTTAGTGGACTTAGAAGAATGGATTCAGCATCCGGATAGATTAGATAGAGATACTCTATATGAACTTCGCACTTTAGTGACGAGGTATCCTTACTTTCAATCCATTCGACTCCTTTACCTTAAAAATTTATATCTTCTTCATGATGCTACTTTTGGTGAAGAGTTACGGAAGGCAGCGCTTTACGTTGCTGATCGTAGGGCACTTTTCAGTTTGCTGGAGGGCGATAAATATACTAGTCCCGGAGCTCTTAAAGCGAAAAAAGCGAAAGTTGATGATTTGGCTGATGAACCTACTCTTGATCGTACTCTGACTCTTATTGATAAATTTCTTTCATCTGTACCTCAGGAACAAAATCAGCAAACCGATTTTGATTATTCCACTGATTACACAGCTTACTTACTTGAAGAAAAAGAAGATTCTCCATTTTTAATCGAAGAAGAAGAGAAACCTCAATTGCGAGGACATGAATTGATTGACGGCTTTATTGAAAAAAACAATGCTGCCGATGTGTATTCTTTGCGGTTGAATTCTCTTTCTAGTGATGAGTCGGAAAAATCGGATGACTCTTATGATTGGCAGGAAGACAAAACTTTAGCAGCTACCAATGCTGTTACGGAAATCGTTGATGACGAGGAAGATGACACCTGTTTTACTGAAACTTTGGCTAAAATTTATGTTAAGCAGCAACGATATTCCAAAGCTCTTGAAATAATTGAAAAATTAAATTTGAAATATCCAAAAAAAAATGCTTACTTTGCGGATCAAATAAGGTTTTTGAAGAAATTGATTATTAACGCTAAATCAAAATAACAAGATGTATTTATTATTAGTTATCTTAATGGTTATTGCTTCCATATTGATGTGCTTTATTGTATTGATACAGAATTCAAAAGGTGGAGGTTTATCTTCTGGTTTTTCTTCTTCTAATCAAATCATGGGAGTTCGTAAAACTACTGACTTTTTGGAAAAAGCAACATGGGGATTAGCCATTTTTATGGTTGTAGCAAGTATCTGTTCTGCTTATGTTATGCCATCTAATGTTGCTAAAGACGAAAGTGCTATATTGCAACAGGCTGAAAAAGAAGAAGCTACGAATCCGTATAATATTCCTGCCGGTACTGCTGCTCCTAAAGCTACAACGACAACGACGTTACCTGCAGACTCAGCTAAGTAATAATTACGTTAGTGTTATTATAGTTATATATAAAAGGAGGTATCTACAAAGATACTTCCTTTTTTTATATCTATATCGTTCTTTTTTATAAATCAAGGAGTATATCTGCCGTGATGTACTCTTTCATGTTTTTTAGGCTTTAATTGTGTCTCTTTATCATTGGTGCATAGCGGATTTGATTATCTTTGTCGCCAAATTAAATAAATAATAAGAAATATACTACAATGACGGAACAATTGAGTAAAAAATTGAATGACTCGAAGGCGACCCGCTGGATGGCTTTGGGGGTTGTAGCCTTTACCATGATGGCTGCCTATTATGTAAATGATGTGATGGCTCCTCTCAAAACCATGCTTGAATCTGATTTAGGATGGATAAGTACTGATTACGGATATTATACTGGAGCTTATAGCTTTCTGAATGTTTTCTTGTTGATGCTGATTTGGGGAGGTTTGATTCTCGACCGCTTTGGAATCCGTTTTACAGGTAAGTTATCAGCAATTTTAATGGTGCTTGGTACGGCTTTGCAATATTATGGCATAACCGAACTAGCTGATAGTAATACAATCATTTTAGGACATAAAATGGGGGTCTTTATTGCTTCTTCCGGATATTCTATCTTTGGAGTTGGAGCAGAGGTTGCCGGAATTACTGTTACTAAAATGATTGCGAAATGGTTTAAAGGCAAAGAAATGGCTACCGCTATGGGTGTGCAGGTTGCTTTAGCACGTCTCGGTTCTCAGGCAGCTTATTCTGTGGCTATTCCTATTGCGAAACATTTCACTCTTGCTACTCCTGTATTCATCGGACTTATTTTACTGGTGGGTGGAACCATTGCCTTCTTTGCTTTCTCTGTATTAGATAAGAAGTTGGATAGCCAGCAAGATGTTACTGTTGAAAGTGAAGAAGAGAAGTTTTCAATCAAAAATGTCGGGACGATTCTTACAAATCCGGGCTTTTGGTTAATAGCCTTATTGTGCGTTCTTTTCTACTCATGCGTATTCCCTTTCCAAAAATTTGCATCAGAATTGATGGTTAGTAAATATGCTATTGATCCTGATTTTGCGGGTTCTATCGTGGGACTTCCTGCTTTGGGTGCTTTAGTACTTACTCCTATTTTTGGTGGAGTGGTAGACCGAAAAGGTAAAGCCGATACAATTATGATTATCGGTGCTGCTATGCTAATTTTTGTTCATTTTATATATGCTATGCCTGCTGTTAATAATTGGCTTGTAGCTGTTGTACTGATGATTATACTTGGTATTGCTTTCTCATTAGTTCCTTCTGCCATGTGGCCTTCAGTTGCAAAAATATTCCCTGCAAATCAGTTAGGTACTGCTTATGCATTGATTTTCTTTATTCAGAATATTGGTCTTTGGGGAGTTCCTAATCTTATTGGTTGGGTTCAGAAACAATATTGTATCGTTGGCACAGTAGATGGTGTTAATCAGTATGACTACACTATACCAATGTTTGTCTTTACCGGTTTTGCTGTCCTTTCTCTTATTATAGGCTTACTTCTTAGAGTTGCTAATAAGAAATATGGTTATGGTTTGGAAAAAGCGAATATAAAGAAATAACATTCTAAGAATAAAAGAAGAGCCCAATTTGATTTATTTACAGAATCAAATTGGGCTCTTCTTTATGGTATTAATAAAAATCTCTTCCTAAATACGCTTACTTATTTTCTTCTTGATCTACTTTTACTAAACCTCCGGTGATGGGGTTGAATAATACTTTGATCGTTGATCTCTTATTAAATAGAGCCGGAGCTAAATACTCTATAGTACCAAATTGAGTTATAGGAAACTCTCCCTCGTAGAGTAATTTTTTATTTTTAAAGATACTAATGTTTGCTTTTCCCGGAACATTATATGCTATACCGTCGACTTCCTTTTCTTTATCCTCAGCAGGAATAGATATCGTTTTCATATCTGTAAGATTGAAATATATCGGTTCACCGGCTAGGTTGTCAACATCTACAACCCCTAATTTTGTGGAGAATCTGCATAACACTGTATTTTTAAAATCTTTATTAGGCGTTATTTTGAAAGTGAATGTTTTTTCTTCCTTTTTCTGAGTTCCGGAAAACATCTCCGTCATTGCATTCTCTTGCTCATCCAGATTATCTAACATGAGTTTTAGTTGTTCTCCATCCTTAGGCATATTGTCTGCTTGCCCCCTTAATAAGGCATTTTTACTCTCTCGAATATTATATATTTCCTTGGCAACCAATTCGGCCATTTTAGCTGTTGAAGTGGCCATTAATATCTCTTCGGTCATAAAAGTACGAGGGTTGATCTTCTCTTTCTTCTGTACAAGTGGTTTAGGTAAAACCCGCTTTTTAGAGGCACTGACAGGCATGTTGATAGATCGAACTATTCCGTCATTGGTCAACTCCATCAAAGGAGCAACTGTCTTATCTTTCATTTTCACGAAATAGGTCCGCAAACTATCCGGAACTCCTATCGATTGTATCTTTATTCCTGTTAGTTCCCAATGTTCTTCTGGAGTAATTGATACATTATTTAGTCTTAGGTATTGCTCAGCATATTTACCGAACTCTCCAGGGGTGTAAGTTACTTTTACAGCTTTAACCTCTACCTTTATTTCTGTTTTAGGGAGAGCATAGACCACACCGAAGTCTTTACCACGAGTAACTCCCATGGTCACCTTTGTTTGTGCATAAATACTTGCAGTAGAAAGTAGTAAACTTATGAGGAAAATAGATTTTTTCATTCTGTTATTGTTCGTTTAATCTGGTTTAAAAACAAATATACTAAAATCTGCCTGATAACCTATTCTGCATGCAGGCTAAAAATATTTAATATGGTTTTTATTATTTGCTGATTTTTCTCCAGGCTTCCGATAGGCATTCAATGAGATCTCCTGCTTTCATGCTAACTGTTCCATATCTTTTCTGGGCAATGTCACCTGCCATACCATGTACAAAAGTTCCTATTTTAGCTGCACTCTTAGCTGAATAACCTTGAGCGAGCAATGCCAGAATAATTCCGGTTAGCACATCTCCACTTCCTCCCGTAGCCATTCCTACATTCCCTGTCGGATTGAAATAGAATTTCCCTTCCGGCGTTATGATAGCAGAGAAAGCACCTTTTAATACAATATGTACATTTATGCTTTGTGCTAGTTCACGGGCTTTCATCAGTCTCTCGTATGAATCCTGACATTTTCCTACTAATCGCTCTAGCTCTTTAGGATGAGGCGTCAATACAGATCCCTTAGGAATACTGGTTAAAATAGTACGATTTTTTGAAAGTATATTGAGTGCGTCGGCATCTAGCACCATTGGGCTTTGGCAAGTTGTAATTTGTTGAAGCAAAGCTATTTCAGTTTCTGTATTTGTTCCAATGCCCGGTCCGGCTGCTACTGCCTGATACTTTTCCGTATCTCCAGGCTCGCTGAAATATGTATCATTAATATCCACCTCAATCATTGCTTCCGGAATCGTTGTTTGCAATATTCCTACATTTTTTCCAGGAGCATGAACAGTTAATAAACCTACTCCTGAACGAACACATGCCGATGCTGAAAATATTGAGGCACCGCCCATACCGTAAGAACCTGCGATCAATAAGGCATGTCCAAAAGTTCCTTTATGAGCGAATTTCTTTCTAGGTTTGATTGCGGCAATAATCTCTTTCTCCTCAAGTAGATAATATTCAGTGTCTGTCTGTTCTATGGCACTTTGGCTGATCCCTATTTCTAATACACTCCATTCACCAACAAATTCTTCGTTTTCTCCAAAGAAGAAAGCCAATTTAGGGAGTTGCAGACTGAAAGTATAATCTGCTCGTATAATGTTTGCTCTAACATTGAAAGTATTGTCTTCTCCCATTAATCCGGAGGGGATGTCAATAGCGACAACGGTGGCAGGAGAGGCATTGATATATTTTACAACCGATGCAAAACCACCATTTAAAGGCTTGTTTAATCCCGAACCAAACAGTCCGTCAATTACCAGATGATCGGCAGTTAATACAGGTGGAGTGAATTGAGACGTTACTTCTATAAAACGTAATTCGTTTGTTGCTTCTGCTCGTTCTTTGTTTATTTGGCAATCAGGAGAAATTTTCCCTTGCGTGTTAAACAGATAAGCTTCTACTTTATATCCTTTTTCAGTCAGCATCCGTGCTACAGCCAAAGCATCCCCGCCATTGTTTCCGGGGCCGGCAAATATGCTAACGGGTGTTTTTTCAGACCAGTGCTTCGTTATAGCAGTGGTAAGTGCCTGAGCAGCTCTTTCCATCAAATCTATAGAGCTGATAGGTTCATGCTCTATTGTGTAAGCATCCAGTTTTCTGATATTGCTTCCTGTAAAAATTTTCATTCTTCTCTGTTTTTGTACGTTGTCTGCAAAAATACTCATTACAACTAAAACAGTCAAGGAGTTGCCTTAAAACTCCCATAAAATAACTACTTTTGTTCCTTTTTAAAAAACGAATAATCTATTCCACAACATTTTATGAGTACACTTCATGGACATCCTAAGGGATTGTATTTAATTTTTGCGACTAGTACGGCCGAACGATTCAGTTATTATGGCATGCGCGCCATCTTCATTCTTTTTCTAACTCAGGCCTTAATGTTCGATAAAGAATTGGCAACATCTATTTATGGCAGCTATACAGGGCTTGTATATCTTACTCCTCTTATAGGAGGTTATATTGCTGATAAGTATTGGGGCATTCGCCGCTCTATACGTTGGGGAACTGTCTTAATGGCAATCGGACAATTCTTCCTTTTTCTTAGTGCTTCTATGCTCGATACAGCGCAGCTTTCGCATGGCTTGATGTATGGTGGTTTGACATTGCTCATCTTGGGAAATGGCTGTTTCAAACCTACCGTAGCCTCTTTGGTCGGGCAACTCTATGAGCCTGGTGATAAAAGGATTGATTCAGCTTATACCATTTTTTATATGGGGGTAAACGTTGGCGCATTTATGGCACCATTGGTTTGCGGTTATTTTGGCGATACAGGTAATCCTCAGGATTTTAAATGGGGCTTTCTTATTGCCGCACTCGTTATTTTAGTTACTCTTGTTTTATTTGAAACACAAAAGAGTAAGTATTTCATATCACCTTCCGGAGAACAATTGGGTATTTTACCGGATTCGAAAAAACAACCTTCTCAGACAGAAGAGTTACCTATAATAAAGATGAGTGGTGCTCGTAAAATACGCATTTCAATTTTTCTTTCTTTATTGACACTTGTCTTAGGCACTCTTTTCTATCGTTGGTTTGATGGCGATTGGGTTAGTGTGGGTATTTTTACTGCTTGTATTGTTTTTCCTATCACCATCTTGTTTGATAACACTTTAACAAAGATAGAGCGTGATCGTATTTTTGTGATTTATATCATAGCCTTTTTCGTTATTTTCTTTTGGGCGGCTTATGAACAAGCGGGGGCTTCATTAACCTTGTTTGCAGCTGAACAGACCAACCGTAATATCTTCGGGTGGGAAATGCCTGCATCATGGATTCAGTCTTTCAATCCTCTTTTTGTGGTTCTGTTAGCTTTCATTATGCCTACTGTCTGGTCTTTCCTCAACAAACGAAAGATGGAACCTTCTTCGCCAACCAAACAAGCTATCGGATTGCTGCTTCTGTCTTTAGGCTATCTGTTTATTTGCTATGGAGTTAAAGATGTTCAGCCTGGGGTGAAGGTTAGTTTGATATGGCTTACCGGTTTATATTTTATCCATACGATGGGGGAGATTGCTCTTTCTCCGATCGGGCTTTCGATGGTAAACAAATTAACTCCTATTCGTTTTGCCTCTTTAATGATGGGACTTTGGTATCTTTCCACTGCCACTGCTAATAAGTTTGCAGGTATGTTAGGAGGCTTTTACCCTGAAGCAGGTAAAGTGAAAATTCTGCTGGGATTTCGCATTGATACGATGTCCGATTTCTTTATGATTTTTGTCATAATGTCCGGACTGGCTTCTTTGATCCTCTTCCTTCTTTCGAAGAAATTACAAAAGATGATGCATGGAGTGGAATAAAAGTCGTACTTTTGCCCCATTATTATAAAATTAATTGGTTATGGACACCATAAAAATAAAAGATAAACTATTCTCGGCTTCCATTATGGAAGAGGATATTCTTAAAGAAGTAAAACGTGTAGCTAATGATATAAATCGTGATCTGAAGGATAAAAATCCTTTGTTCTTGAGCGTTCTAAACGGTTCGTTCATGTTTACTGCAGACTTGATGAAGCAGATCACTATTCCTTGTGAAATATCTTTTGTGAAATTAGCTTCTTATCAGGGAGTGTCTTCTACCGGAGCTATTAAGGAGGTTATTGGTATTAATGAAGATATAGCCGGACGCACAGTTGTTATTGTGGAAGATATTGTAGACACAGGCTTAACGATGCAGCGACTTATCGAGACATTGGGCACACGCGGACCGAAGGAAATTCATATAGCTTCTTTATTGGTTAAACCCGATAAGTTGAAAGTAAAACTTGATATTGAATATGTAGCCATGAAGATACCAAATGACTTTATTGTAGGATACGGTCTTGATTATGATGGCTATGGACGTAACTACCCCGATATTTATACAGTGGTAGACTAGTCTTGAAACTAATTTTAAACTATAATAAGAAGTAAAAAGATGCTGAACGTTGTTATTTTTGGTGCTCCCGGATCAGGAAAGGGAACACAAAGCGAGCGTATTGTAGAGAAATTCGGAATTAACCACATCTCAACAGGAGATGTTCTTCGTGCTGAAATAAAGAATGGTACGGAGCTAGGTAAAACAGCTAAAGGTTATATTGATCAGGGACAACTTATCCCCGATGCGTTAATGATTGATATTTTGGCTAGTGTTTTTGATAGCTTCACAGAAAGTAAAGGGGTAATCTTTGATGGTTTTCCTCGTACCATTGCTCAAGCAGGTGCTTTGAAACAAATGCTTGCTGATAGAGGACAGGCTGTTTCTGTTATGCTTGATCTAGAGGTGCCCGAAGATGAATTAATGACTCGTTTGATTAAACGTGGACAAGAATCTGGTCGTGCTGATGACAACGAAGAAACGATCAAAAAACGTTTGCATGTATATCATTCGCAAACGTCTCCACTTATAGACTGGTACAAGAACGAAGGTATATACCAACATATCAACGGCTTAGGTACTATGGATGGAATCTTTGCTGATATTTGCAAAGCAATAGAAAAAGTATAATATTTGAGAGCAGCCAGATGCTGGATAGGTGTTTTTGAAACCTCGTTCATTCAGCATTTGGCTGTTGTTTTTTTAATTCATTATAAATATGGCTGAATCGAATTTTGTTGATTACGTAAAGATATATTGCCGCTCAGGAAAGGGTGGTAGAGGATCTACGCACATGAGGCGGGAGAAGTATGTTCCTAATGGTGGCCCCGATGGTGGCGACGGTGGAAGAGGAGGCCATATCATATTGCGTGGAAATCGTAATTATTGGACTTTATTGCACCTTAGGTATGATCGTCATGCCTTAGCGGGTCATGGTGAGTCAGGTAGTAAAAATCGTAGTTTCGGAAAAGATGGCGACGATAAGGTTATTGAAGTTCCTTGTGGCACGGTAGTCTATGATGCTGAAACTGGAGATTATATCTGTGACGTCACTGAGCATGATCAAGAAGTTATTTTGCTTAAAGGCGGTCGCGGAGGGCAAGGAAATTGGCATTTCCGTACGGCAACTCGTCAGGCACCTCGCTTTGCACAACCCGGCGAACCAATGCAAGAGCTTACTATCATTATGGAGTTGAAGTTACTTGCCGATGTTGGTTTGGTGGGATTCCCTAATGCAGGAAAGTCTACTTTGCTTTCGGCTATCTCGGCTGCTAAACCCAAAATCGCAGATTATCCGTTTACTACTCTGGAACCTAACTTGGGTATTGTGTCCTATCGCGATAGTAAATCGTTTGTTATGGCAGATATTCCGGGAATTATTGAAGGAGCCAGTGGAGGTAAAGGACTCGGATTGCGTTTCTTGCGTCACATCGAGCGTAATTCATTGTTGCTATTTATGGTTCCGGCTGATAGTGATGATATTCGCAAAGAGTACGATATTCTACTGAATGAACTGAAAACGTTCAATCCTGAAATGCTTGATAAACAGCGTGTTTTGGCTGTGACCAAATCCGATATGCTCGATCAGGAACTGATGGATGAGATAGAACCTACTTTACCAGAGGGCATTCCTCATCTTTTTATCTCTTCGATTACCGGTCTGGGCATTTCGGCGCTTAAAGATCTTTTGTGGGATGAATTGAACAAGGAGAGCAATAAGATTGAAGGTATTGTGCATCGTCCTAAAGATGTTTCTCGTTTAAAAGAAGAACTTCGCGACATGGGCGAAGACGAAGACATTGCGCTTCAAGAGGCAGAGCCGGAGGATGAAGATGACTTCGACTTTGAATATGAAGAAGAGGACTGGGACGAAGAATGATTTCTTTGACTAAAGATAAGGCGATGTTGGGATATGAGCTTTTGAGCACATATCCCAACATCGCTTGTTTTGTTACCACTCGTAAGGGCGGATTCAGTTCGGGAACTTACGGAACTTTTAACTGCTCTCCTTTCTCGGGAGATGAGGCTGAAAATATTCGGAGCAATCAAACTAAATTGTGCAGCTCCTTGCCTCAAACTCCGCATGAGTTGATCATTCCTTTTCAAACTCATGGCAATCAAGTTTGCTTTGTTGACCAAAACTTCCTAGCGAAGGATGCACAAGCACGCCAAGAGTTACTATGTGGTGTGGATGCAGTTGTGACGAACGAGAAAGGATATTGCCTTTGCGTGTCGACAGCCGACTGCGTACCGATTCTCCTATACGATCCTAAAAAGCAAGTGATAGCCGCTGTGCATGCCGGATGGCGAGGAACGCTGCAAGCTATCTTATCAGGAATGTTACAGCAGATGAAAGAGAAATATGGTATTGAAGGAGGAGATATTCTTGCTTGCATCGGTCCATCTATCTCCTTAGAATCATTTGAGGTAGGAGAGGAAGTGTATGAGGCTTTTCAACAAAAAGGTTACGATATGAAGCGGATTTCCCGTTGGAACGATGAAGCGCAAAAGCATCATCTTGATCTTTGGGAGGCAAACCGCATGCAGTTACTAAACTTTGGAGTCCCTGACCAACAGATACAGTTGGCGGGTATTTGTACTTATATAAACCATCTTGAATTCTTTTCGGCAAGACGGCTAGGTATTCAGTCGGGTCGCATCTTGTCCGGAATCATGTTACTTGATCAATAAAATAGCGTTATGTATCATATCACCGTATTCTCTGAAATAAATGTTGCTTGCCCTTGTTTTGAGGGAGTGGCTGTTTATGCCAAAGTGAAAAACTCCGCTTACAGCGAAGGGTTGTGGCACGAGATAAATGCTTTTACCGAGCAACTAACCTCCGAAGCGCAGTTGCAAGATATTAAGTCTCAACCTGCTATTGCCGCTACACGTGAAGCATATAAACGCTGCGGCAAAGATCCCGGTCGTTATCGTCCTTCTGCCGAAGCATTAAGACGACGTTTGCTTCGTGGGATACCTCTTTATCAAATAGATACGTTGGTCGACTTGATCAACCTTGTTTCTCTGCGTACTGGTTATTCTATCGGAGGC
This is a stretch of genomic DNA from uncultured Bacteroides sp.. It encodes these proteins:
- a CDS encoding LptE family protein; its protein translation is MNWIKKITQASLFVSLLVVVISCSVSYKFNGSSINYDKVKTISIADFPIKAAYVYAPLATKFNQKLKDIYIQQTRLRLVKKNADLVIDGEITGYNQYNQSVKADGYSSEVKLTITVNVRYVNNTNHAEDFDDKQFTAFRTYDSTKMLTAVQDELIDQMVKDITDQIFNATVANW
- a CDS encoding tetratricopeptide repeat protein, whose product is MTLVDLEEWIQHPDRLDRDTLYELRTLVTRYPYFQSIRLLYLKNLYLLHDATFGEELRKAALYVADRRALFSLLEGDKYTSPGALKAKKAKVDDLADEPTLDRTLTLIDKFLSSVPQEQNQQTDFDYSTDYTAYLLEEKEDSPFLIEEEEKPQLRGHELIDGFIEKNNAADVYSLRLNSLSSDESEKSDDSYDWQEDKTLAATNAVTEIVDDEEDDTCFTETLAKIYVKQQRYSKALEIIEKLNLKYPKKNAYFADQIRFLKKLIINAKSK
- a CDS encoding sulfatase-like hydrolase/transferase; translation: MKRHLWLFAKTYLTFVLIFILQKPLFMIYYHNLFKDASLSDYLSVMYHGLPLDLSLAGYLTAIPTIIQILSLWLMPNIISTTRKIYYSIISLAISITFICDLALYSYWGFRLDSTPLFYFFSSPKDALASVSIGFVLSGVVALFIISIALFFIFQTALIKQKGEHKPIPKRLTVAGIMLLLLGLLFIPIRGGFTVSTMNISKVYFSNKMLLNHAAINPLFSLMESISHEKDFSKQYRFMDEKQANTIFKELIDQPVSDSIPQLIKKKRPNVIFIILESFMSKTMESLGGLPNVAVNMDKLGKEGILFTHFYANSFRTDRGLVSILSGYPSQPTTSIMKYPRKSQSLPAIPKSLKRAGYNLQYYYGGDADFTNMRSYLISMGINRIICDEDFPLSDRLSKWGAHDHIVFNRMISDLIRGKQQEPFMKILQTSSSHEPYDVPFHKLSHPYLNSVAYADSCLGNFIDQFKQTKWWDNTLIVLVPDHARRYPDDLSNFSVDRYKIPLILTGGAIKTPMHIGIYASQIDIAATLLYQLGIQHNDFAFSKNILNPASPHFAYFSCPNAFGFLTPGNEVVFNCESLKTVSDIGKKPGENLIKGQALLQKLYDDLAKR
- a CDS encoding sigma 54-interacting transcriptional regulator; the protein is MTKAEIQQVKLRFGIIGNTESLIRAIDVAIQVAPTDLSVLITGESGVGKESFPQIIHQFSRRKHGQYIAVNCGAIPEGTIDSELFGHEKGAFTGAIGERKGYFGEADGGTIFLDEVGELPLPTQARLLRVLESGEFIKVGSSKVQKTDVRIVAATNVNLTRAISEGRFREDLYYRLNTVPIQIPSLRERGDDVVLLFRKFAADFAEKYRMPAIQLTEDARSVLLTYAWPGNVRQLKNITEQISIIETNREINANLLRTYLPAKPDEQRLPALFGVKSGKEFESEREILYQVLFDMRQDVTELKRLVHDIMSERGGVANNVQATTTPALYNSSAIVAPAQPTPPTINIRSKQDDDDIQDTEEYVEESLSLDDLEKEMIRKALLRHHGKRKNAAKDLNISERTLYRKIKEYELD
- the secG gene encoding preprotein translocase subunit SecG, whose amino-acid sequence is MYLLLVILMVIASILMCFIVLIQNSKGGGLSSGFSSSNQIMGVRKTTDFLEKATWGLAIFMVVASICSAYVMPSNVAKDESAILQQAEKEEATNPYNIPAGTAAPKATTTTTLPADSAK